The Amblyomma americanum isolate KBUSLIRL-KWMA chromosome 5, ASM5285725v1, whole genome shotgun sequence genome window below encodes:
- the LOC144135095 gene encoding uncharacterized protein LOC144135095, whose protein sequence is MEAPFYGCDLGRPGKLQEVPRPPRCLPRTLPDLYGPKTCAVWPWWQKALGHSSQAVFRAGACLYEMLPRSENGEPIQMHRENYGEHMQNFERDSIPLACVWVFVLCVVLMEAVALSKMLLDDVAALVALYKGYSRQQRRGAVTRSEAFHSASLHCLRRTHYPLVLRCIWWLDKVWNSTFNGLQQPFNRPDPTLGINAPSAAMNIS, encoded by the exons ATGGAGGCACCTTTTTATGGCTGCGACCTTGGACGCCCAGGCAAGCTTCAGGAAGTGCCTCGGCCCCCTCGCTGCCTGCCCCGTACACTGCCGGACCTGTACGGCCCCAAGACCTGCGCAGTTTGGCCGTGGTGGCAAAAGGCGTTGGGACACTCGAGTCAAGCCGTGTTCCGGGCTGGTGCCTGCTTGTATGAAATGTTGCCCAGGTCAGAGAACGGCGAGCCCATCCAG ATGCACCGCGAGAACTATGGAGAGCACATGCAGAACTTCGAGCGAGACAGCATCCCCTTGGCCTGCGTGTGGGTGTTCGTGCTGTGCGTGGTACTGATGGAGGCTGTCGCCCTCTCCAAGATGCTTTTGGATGACGTCGCCGCGCTCGTGGCTCTTTACAAAGGATACTCGAGACAGCAACGCCGAGGAGCGGTCACTCGGAGCGAAGCGTTCCACTCAGCGTCACTGCACTGCTTGCGAAGGACCCACTATCCGCTG GTGCTCCGATGCATATGGTGGCTGGACAAAGTGTGGAATTCCACGTTTAACGGTCTGCAGCAGCCATTCAACCGACCAGACCCGACACTGGGTATTAATGCTCCGTCAGCAGCTATGAACATTTCATAG